From one Formosa sediminum genomic stretch:
- the aldA gene encoding aldehyde dehydrogenase — translation MKPFKQFINGAFVESTSTDVIEILNPCTEDVLSLMPVGSVKDADLALEAAQAAQHAWKSLPAIQRANYLIKMAEVIRENRIELAETLAAEQAKVMSLAQVEIDVTADYFDYYAGFARRIEGEIIQSDRSKEHIFLHKAPIGVAVGILPWNFPFFVMARKVAGSLITGNTCVINPSSIAPNTVMAFAKLIEQINLPAGVLNYVCGKGSIVGNALSKSPITGIISLTGSVGAGQMVMEAASKNITKVSLELGGKAPAIVCADANLELAVNAVVTSRITYSGQVCNCAERLYIEESIHDQFLDMVAKKMKSLKVEDAFSKNNPDMSALVSKDQLDKVTEMVEYAKKEGAEVVVGGSKMSEFDKGYFYQPTLLTNVKQHMQIIQEEVFGPVLPVMKFSTLDEAIALANDCEFGLTSSIFSENFNKVMHAAEELQYGETYINREHFEAIQGFHAGWKKSGIGGADGKHGMEEYLQAKVIYAQYR, via the coding sequence ATGAAACCATTTAAACAGTTTATTAACGGAGCTTTTGTAGAATCTACTTCTACAGATGTTATTGAGATTTTAAATCCATGTACCGAAGACGTTTTATCGTTAATGCCAGTTGGTAGCGTTAAAGACGCAGATTTAGCACTAGAAGCAGCTCAAGCAGCTCAACACGCTTGGAAATCACTTCCAGCAATTCAGCGTGCTAATTATTTAATTAAAATGGCCGAGGTTATTCGAGAAAATCGTATTGAACTTGCCGAGACTTTAGCAGCAGAACAAGCTAAAGTGATGAGTTTAGCTCAAGTTGAAATAGATGTTACAGCAGATTATTTTGATTATTATGCCGGCTTTGCTAGACGTATAGAAGGTGAAATAATACAAAGTGACCGTAGTAAAGAACATATTTTTTTACATAAAGCGCCTATTGGGGTTGCGGTTGGAATATTACCATGGAATTTTCCATTTTTTGTAATGGCAAGAAAAGTTGCTGGATCTTTAATTACTGGTAATACCTGTGTAATAAATCCAAGTTCTATTGCTCCTAATACGGTAATGGCATTTGCTAAACTCATTGAACAAATTAATCTACCTGCTGGAGTTTTAAACTATGTATGTGGTAAAGGTAGCATAGTAGGAAATGCCCTTTCTAAAAGTCCTATTACAGGAATAATAAGTTTAACAGGAAGCGTGGGTGCCGGACAAATGGTAATGGAAGCCGCTTCTAAAAATATAACTAAAGTATCTCTAGAGTTAGGTGGTAAAGCGCCAGCTATTGTTTGTGCAGATGCTAATTTAGAACTGGCTGTTAATGCAGTAGTAACTTCTAGAATTACGTATAGCGGTCAGGTATGTAATTGTGCAGAACGATTATATATTGAAGAGTCTATTCACGATCAATTTCTAGACATGGTTGCTAAAAAAATGAAATCGCTTAAAGTAGAAGATGCCTTTTCAAAAAACAATCCAGACATGAGTGCTTTAGTATCTAAAGACCAATTAGATAAAGTTACTGAAATGGTAGAATACGCTAAAAAAGAAGGTGCAGAAGTAGTTGTAGGAGGCTCTAAAATGTCTGAATTTGATAAAGGCTATTTTTACCAACCTACATTATTAACAAATGTAAAACAACACATGCAAATCATTCAAGAAGAGGTTTTTGGACCTGTACTTCCTGTAATGAAATTTAGTACTTTAGATGAAGCTATTGCTTTAGCAAATGATTGTGAATTTGGTTTAACGTCTTCAATCTTTTCTGAAAACTTCAATAAAGTGATGCATGCAGCAGAAGAATTACAATATGGAGAAACATATATAAATAGAGAACATTTTGAAGCGATTCAAGGGTTTCATGCTGGTTGGAAAAAATCTGGTATAGGTGGAGCAGATGGAAAACACGGTATGGAGGAATACCTACAAGCCAAAGTGATTTATGCTCAGTATAGATGA
- the fucP gene encoding L-fucose:H+ symporter permease — MNTIENPPIVPKKNLIPFILITSLFALWGFANDITNPMVAAFATVMEISTAKAALVQLAFYGGYATMAIPAALFVRKYSYKKGILLGLSLYAFGALLFFPAAKYEVFGFFLGSLYILTFGLAFLETTANPYILSMGDAKTATQRLNLAQSFNPIGSLFGMFVASKFILVALDSDKRNEMGEIIFTTLSETQKAVVRTHDLAIIRNPYVILGFVVIAMLVVIAVTKMPQTHNQNNYSSAKSSFKRLFKNGKYKEGVIAQLFYVAAQIMCWTFIIQYAGHLGISKADAQNYNILAMSIFLGSRFISTFLMKYINSRKLLLIFAICAMFTMSGVILIEGITGLYLLVATSAFMSLMFPTIYGIALHDLSEEDSALGAAGLVMAIVGGALMPILQGLLIDIEKIGPLPGVNFSFILPFICFCIIAFYGYRTLKIHH; from the coding sequence ATGAATACAATAGAAAATCCTCCAATTGTTCCTAAGAAAAATCTCATTCCATTTATTCTTATCACATCTTTATTTGCGCTATGGGGTTTTGCAAACGATATTACAAACCCAATGGTTGCTGCCTTTGCAACAGTTATGGAAATATCTACGGCTAAAGCAGCATTAGTACAGTTGGCATTTTACGGAGGATATGCTACTATGGCCATTCCTGCGGCTTTATTTGTAAGAAAATATTCGTATAAAAAAGGTATTCTTTTGGGGTTATCGCTTTATGCATTTGGTGCTTTATTATTTTTTCCTGCTGCAAAATATGAAGTTTTCGGATTCTTTTTAGGGTCCCTCTACATCTTAACATTCGGATTGGCTTTTCTAGAAACTACTGCCAATCCTTACATCTTATCTATGGGAGATGCCAAAACAGCTACACAGCGTTTAAATTTAGCACAATCATTCAATCCTATCGGTTCGCTTTTTGGAATGTTTGTCGCTTCTAAATTTATTTTAGTGGCTCTAGATTCCGATAAAAGAAACGAAATGGGCGAAATAATTTTCACCACTTTATCAGAAACTCAAAAAGCTGTAGTACGTACACACGATTTAGCCATCATTAGAAACCCATATGTTATTTTAGGTTTTGTAGTAATAGCTATGTTAGTTGTTATAGCCGTTACTAAAATGCCACAAACACATAATCAAAATAATTATTCGAGTGCTAAATCGTCTTTTAAAAGATTGTTTAAAAATGGAAAATATAAAGAAGGTGTAATTGCCCAATTATTTTACGTAGCCGCTCAAATTATGTGTTGGACATTTATAATACAATATGCAGGACACCTAGGAATTTCTAAAGCCGATGCCCAAAATTACAACATCTTAGCCATGTCTATATTTTTAGGAAGTCGGTTTATAAGTACGTTTTTAATGAAATACATAAACTCTAGAAAATTACTTCTAATTTTTGCAATATGCGCTATGTTTACAATGTCTGGAGTAATCTTAATTGAAGGTATTACCGGTTTATATTTACTTGTAGCCACATCGGCTTTCATGTCGTTAATGTTTCCAACTATATATGGTATAGCTTTACATGATTTAAGCGAAGAAGATTCTGCATTAGGTGCAGCTGGCTTAGTCATGGCTATTGTTGGTGGTGCTTTAATGCCTATTTTACAAGGTTTACTTATTGATATTGAAAAAATCGGCCCCTTACCAGGAGTTAATTTTTCATTTATTTTACCTTTTATATGCTTTTGCATAATAGCCTTTTATGGTTATAGAACATTAAAAATCCATCACTAA